The Devosia sp. YIM 151766 genome includes a region encoding these proteins:
- a CDS encoding pseudoazurin produces the protein MRAFARIFVTLAALGGIAAPALAADYEVHMLNKGAAGTMVFEPAFLRIEPGDSVTFLPTDKSHNVETIKEMIPEGAELFKSKINETFTVTFEVPGIYGVKCTPHYAMGMVGLIAVGDGNENLDAVKAVKVPKKVGERFEEAFAGLGL, from the coding sequence ATGCGTGCCTTTGCCAGAATTTTCGTCACCCTCGCCGCCCTTGGCGGCATCGCCGCCCCGGCCCTGGCCGCGGATTACGAGGTGCATATGCTCAATAAGGGCGCTGCCGGCACCATGGTGTTCGAACCGGCTTTCCTGCGGATCGAGCCGGGCGACAGCGTGACCTTCCTGCCCACCGACAAGAGCCATAATGTCGAGACGATCAAGGAGATGATCCCGGAAGGGGCGGAGCTGTTCAAGAGCAAGATCAACGAGACCTTCACGGTGACCTTCGAGGTGCCCGGCATCTATGGCGTCAAATGCACCCCGCATTATGCCATGGGCATGGTGGGGCTGATCGCGGTGGGCGACGGCAATGAGAACCTCGACGCGGTCAAGGCAGTGAAGGTGCCCAAGAAGGTGGGGGAGCGCTTCGAGGAGGCCTTTGCGGGCCTCGGCCTCTGA
- the nirK gene encoding copper-containing nitrite reductase, producing MANNTMLSRRALLAGAAAIGATAQLTTMVAAGAQDVAEAIAPVAFDALERVKVDLVAPPFVHAHEQVASGAPKIVEFTMVIEEKVHQVDDNAEVWGMTFNGSIPGPLMVVHEGDYVELTLINPDTNLLLHNIDFHAATGALGGASLTDVNPGEKAVLRFKATKAGVFVYHCAPEGMVPWHVTAGMNGAIMVLPREGLRDPQGNLLTYDRVYYVGEQDFYIPKDADGNYRSYDSVGDGYADTLEVMRTLLPSHIVFNGRVGALTGDNALKANVGDKVLIVHSQANRDTRPHLIGGHGDFVWPTGKFHTPPDVDQETWFIPGGAAGAAFYTFLQPGVYAYVNHNLIEAFELGAAGHFVVEGDWNDDLMTSVLAPSPI from the coding sequence ATGGCTAATAATACCATGCTTTCGCGCCGCGCTTTACTTGCGGGAGCAGCGGCCATCGGTGCAACGGCGCAATTGACCACAATGGTCGCTGCCGGTGCCCAGGATGTCGCCGAGGCCATCGCTCCGGTGGCCTTCGACGCCCTCGAACGCGTCAAGGTCGATCTGGTCGCCCCACCCTTCGTCCATGCCCATGAACAGGTCGCGAGCGGCGCCCCCAAAATCGTCGAGTTCACCATGGTCATCGAGGAAAAGGTCCACCAGGTCGATGACAATGCCGAAGTCTGGGGCATGACCTTCAACGGCTCGATCCCCGGCCCGCTCATGGTGGTGCATGAGGGCGATTATGTCGAGTTGACGCTGATCAATCCCGACACCAACCTGCTGCTGCACAATATCGACTTCCACGCCGCCACCGGCGCGCTGGGCGGTGCGAGCCTCACCGATGTCAATCCGGGCGAGAAGGCGGTGCTGCGCTTCAAGGCCACCAAGGCGGGGGTCTTCGTCTATCACTGCGCCCCCGAGGGCATGGTGCCCTGGCACGTCACCGCCGGCATGAACGGCGCCATCATGGTGCTGCCGCGCGAGGGCCTGCGCGATCCCCAGGGCAATCTGCTCACCTATGACCGGGTCTATTATGTCGGCGAGCAGGATTTCTACATTCCCAAGGACGCGGACGGCAATTACCGCAGCTATGACAGCGTCGGCGACGGCTATGCCGATACGCTCGAAGTCATGCGCACCCTGCTGCCCAGCCACATCGTCTTCAACGGCAGGGTAGGGGCGCTGACCGGCGACAACGCCCTCAAGGCCAATGTCGGCGACAAGGTGCTGATCGTCCACTCGCAGGCCAATCGCGACACCCGGCCCCACCTGATCGGCGGCCATGGCGATTTCGTCTGGCCCACGGGCAAGTTCCACACCCCGCCCGATGTCGATCAGGAAACCTGGTTCATCCCCGGCGGCGCGGCTGGCGCGGCCTTCTACACCTTCCTCCAGCCGGGCGTATACGCCTATGTGAACCACAACCTCATCGAGGCCTTCGAACTCGGCGCCGCCGGCCATTTCGTGGTCGAGGGCGACTGGAACGACGACCTGATGACCAGCGTGCTGGCTCCAAGCCCCATCTGA
- a CDS encoding SUMF1/EgtB/PvdO family nonheme iron enzyme: MTAKAAHPQNATILLLPATLLALALAAMAVQIAPLPALVRSVDPVGPATVTLPPGHLTYRAPGHYLRDAVPVDAPMTDIAIAEPLTIMQYQVSAADYARCVNAGACATAEPRHLGSGDVPATGVNYGDALAYAAWLSAETGQTWTLPSDAEWAYAAGERFADDALGLADDRTNPALRWIADYRREAARKRAADPLPRPLGSFGANANGLMDIAGNVWEWTDTCHARIHIDAAGDIVSQAPACTIRILAGQHRTPVSYFIRDARSGGCSVGVPPDNLGFRLVRRPAWHEMLLARFGL, translated from the coding sequence ATGACAGCCAAAGCCGCCCATCCTCAGAACGCGACCATTCTGCTGCTGCCCGCCACCCTGCTGGCCCTGGCGCTGGCGGCCATGGCGGTGCAGATCGCGCCGCTCCCGGCCCTGGTCCGTTCCGTCGATCCCGTTGGGCCCGCAACGGTCACCCTGCCTCCGGGACACCTGACCTATCGCGCCCCGGGCCACTATCTGCGCGACGCCGTGCCGGTCGATGCCCCCATGACCGATATCGCCATCGCCGAGCCGCTCACCATCATGCAATATCAGGTGAGCGCCGCCGATTATGCCCGCTGCGTCAATGCCGGGGCCTGCGCCACGGCCGAGCCGCGCCATCTCGGCAGCGGCGACGTCCCGGCCACCGGCGTCAATTATGGCGATGCCCTGGCCTATGCCGCCTGGCTCTCGGCCGAGACCGGCCAGACCTGGACCCTGCCCAGCGACGCCGAATGGGCCTATGCCGCCGGCGAGCGCTTTGCCGACGACGCGCTGGGCCTGGCCGACGACCGCACCAATCCCGCTTTGCGCTGGATCGCCGATTACCGCCGGGAAGCCGCCCGCAAGCGCGCCGCCGATCCGCTGCCGCGCCCGCTCGGCAGCTTTGGCGCCAATGCCAATGGCCTCATGGACATTGCCGGCAATGTCTGGGAATGGACCGATACCTGCCATGCCCGGATCCATATCGACGCCGCCGGCGACATCGTCAGCCAGGCGCCGGCCTGCACGATCCGCATCCTGGCGGGACAGCACCGCACCCCGGTGAGCTATTTCATCCGCGACGCCCGCAGCGGCGGCTGCTCGGTGGGCGTGCCTCCCGACAATCTCGGCTTCCGCCTGGTGCGCCGTCCGGCCTGGCACGAGATGCTGCTGGCCCGCTTTGGCCTCTAG